One stretch of Lemur catta isolate mLemCat1 chromosome 2, mLemCat1.pri, whole genome shotgun sequence DNA includes these proteins:
- the BCL7B gene encoding B-cell CLL/lymphoma 7 protein family member B, whose translation MSGRSVRAETRSRAKDDIKKVMAAIEKVRKWEKKWVTVGDTSLRIFKWVPVTDSKEKEKSKSNNSAAREPNGFPSDASANSSLLLEFQDENSNQSSMSDVYQLKVDSSTNSSPSPQQSESLSPAHTSDFRTDDSQPPTLGQEILEEPSLPASEVADEPPTLTKEEPVPLETQTAEEEEDSGAPPLKRFCVDQPAVLQTATES comes from the exons ATGTCGGGCCGGTCGGTCCGGGCCGAGACCCGCAGCCGGGCCAAGGACGACATCAAGAAGGTGATGGCAGCCATCGAGAAAGTGCGGAAATG GGAGAAAAAGTGGGTGACTGTGGGTGACACGTCTCTGAGGATATTTAAGTGGGTTCCTGTGACAGACAGCAAGGAG aaagaaaagtcaaaatcGAACAATTCAGCAGCCCGGGAACCTAATGGCTTTCCCTCTGATGCCTCAGCCAATTCCTCTCTCCTTCTTGAATTCCAGG ATGAAAACAGCAATCAGAGTTCTATGTCTGATGTCTATCAGCTCAAGGTGGACAGCAGCACCAACTCAAGTCCCAGCCCTCAGCAGAGCGAGTCCCTGAGCCCGGCACACACCTCAGACTTCCGCACAGATGACTCCCAGCCCCCAACCCTGGGCCAGGAGATCCTTGAGG agccctccctgcctgcctcagaAGTTGCTGATGAACCGCCCACCCTCACAAAGGAAGAACCAGTCCCACTAGAGACACAG ACTGCCGAGGAAGAGGAAGACTCAGGTGCCCCACCCCTGAAGCGCTTCTGTGTGGACCAACCTGCAGTGCTGCAGACAGCGACAGAAAGCTAG